Sequence from the Microplitis demolitor isolate Queensland-Clemson2020A chromosome 2, iyMicDemo2.1a, whole genome shotgun sequence genome:
tataaatataccagcaataataatttaaacccggTTTAAAAAACgccctaaaaaaaatatttaaaaaagctgcacttagtttttttaattttctacacagaaaaaaataatttcttggcccaagaaattttttgtattatatattgaaaacaaaaattttcgtgctagaaaaaaaattattctcgcttcgagaaattttttattttcaatccataatacgaaaaattttttgagacaagtaaaaattttttacactaagaaatgatttttcgtgccaagaaatgtttttttttctgtgtaggtttgtttcaaaaacaacttttcactaaataatttaagaatatccttgaatttttatttgaaaataaatttttctaattctatTTCTTCCTCCCTGCGAAAAATAGTTTAACCACCAGTTTAATAGTCGACTTACCCTAATTCTATAATTCAATAATCAGAATTCTAATAATATCTATGTCAGATtgattctaaaataaattttttttttctagagaaTAACAACATAACGAAACCAAGTGATAATCCAAAGCTTGCAAGTATAATTGACGAAgctagaaagaaaaatataccACAAGCAACAATAAATGGAATATTAGAAAAACTAGAAAAATCAAAAGTCAAATCTCAAACAGAACTCTTAGATTTCCGCGGTCCTGGAGGCACGACATTTATTGTGAGATTATTATCCAGTAATCTTATTGGTACTAAGCAGTCATTGAATACCGTACTAAAAAAACACAAGTGCACTTTATTGGAAGGAAAAAGTAAAGGATCTTTGTTTGATCACTTTGGATGCATAATTACggaacataaaaataatttagatgcCGCTACTGAGGATGCTATTGCTGTTGGAGCTGAGGATGTTGAAGAAATTGAAgatgatggaaaattttatcggGTAATATAATGTACTTAAAGATTGGAACATTCTTCAcgcaatgaaaatttaaaaaattcatgtaattTTACTACTTAAGAGATAGTTAGGGGGAGGGGTAATCGGCCTTTTGATCCGTGGCCGAAATATTCTTGTGACTAAACATTATTGAGTTTTTTGAAAAGActcctttaattttaatcatttcttAACTTGTAccagaatttttgaaaaagtattggttaaattttctatgaaaagATAGTATAGTACCACTGCAAATGTGGGTTTATAAGGTaccggcgggtaataaggcctagctaagagagattttgaatagaatcgaaaatattgcattaaattatcgaaatgtattataaatctttatttaaatacattagccataaaatgtaatgaagtaatggtaatttttatcagttttaccatatatatatatatatattagggtggcgcaaaaaaaccgactatttttttttttcgatctcgcatggaaatttgttggtttatgatgttttaagaagccacttcaaaaattagctcgataaaaaattttaaagagatcactcacgaattttgaaaatatcaaaaatgattgaaattcgaatttttaatttctaaattttttctttctcgtggcagcaatagtttatacttgtaaattgatgattatgctaaaaatttcaacccaaaatttaaatatttaaacggcgctcaagaattttgaatattaactgatagtTTGTAACTAATAGTTTAAATTagttgttgtatttttttatgactcaattattgtcatttcagtaaaatataacttttgcataaccaaaaatatacaggacagtcttaaacaataaaatttggtaagtttcgaataatcgaaaaaaccgaaaaattgaattaaaaaaaaaaataaaaaagtatgtaaataacttattatttctgtttctcgggttatattttcgTTCACTGTGATGCCatttgatggtgaaaaaatcgagaagctttatcattaatatttaagggtcgctcgaaaacgttcaaaagacagcactcggaaacattcaaaattcttgagcgaggtttaaaaatttaaattttgggcttaaatttttaacgtagtcatgatttcacaaatataaaccaTTGCTGccatgagaaagaaaaaaaattggaaataaaaattcaaatttcgattatttttgatattttcaaaattcatgagcgacctcttgaaaatttttcatcgagCTAATTTTCggagaatatttttaaaacatcgtaaaccaacaaattttcataagagactcgaaaaaaaaaaatactcggtttttttgcgccaccctaatatatatatacataatataacgCGCCTTGTCATCACGATAGCGCCCGCAATTCTTAACGGatcttattgaaattttatacacttatttattgaacgattaccttgatcaagttTAAAGATGAGCtcaatcggtcgattagtttggaagttgtgggtgtttgaaattttttcttattttcataaaaatgaattttctggctttatcctaaaatgacttttgaaccgaaaatgataactcaattctgtaaaaagtatcttaaaatttgaacgattagctttaattttcactgtaatacttgattttttgaaGCATCTTTTCCAACAATTTGAtgatatcgaaaatttcacaaaaaataaaaaaagttagtttTGCAGCTTAGTCTTCTAATAACTTCTAATTAATAAGGCATAACCCTTTTCCTTGAAATTCATGTTTAAGCttacaaaataagtattaattacactattgtagctttattgtatttacataagaaatctacctttcCATTCCGGGTAAGGCCGGATGGcctcttttaatttttcgggTGTTTAGATACCCGGTCATTAAATGGAACTCAGTCAATATTTGGTACTGTTACCCTAGATTGAATCTCATCATCAGTACCTTTATTACTATTGCAATATATACTAATTTGATTTACTAttctacaaatatatttagttaatgtttataaattttgaatttaaaatgttacaGTTCACATGCGATCCACTACGACTGCCGAGagttaaaaatcaattagaatCATTGAATTACACGGTACTGACAGCTGACGAAGAGTTCATACCACGAGCGACAGTTCAATTGTCTgatgacgatttaaaacgagtTGATACTCTCTTTGTAAAACTTAAAGTTTTCGAAGAAGTTGTTTCTATTAATCACAATATTGACCTCCCTGATGACGACGGAGAAAAAGAAgaagtcaaaaaaaagaatactcGATAatgttcattaaatataaattcaataattataatatgtaattattattttttaaatttattaataaatattcattattatatttattgattttttttttactttcaaaatcacactttttttatttacatttttttaaatatatatataattcaactTATCACTACAGGTGCGGTAAGAACGTATTCTAATGAAAGATACCATTGAAAAAGTATAgggatgaaaaattttttttttcttttcaatcccgaaatttgaaaatcaaaattttttttatgctcttAGTTCCAGGAAGAGATACTTGGAAccagaagtttttttttgttttgatactttcaaataaaaaatctatcaattataaaaaaaaaaattttaagatcttACATTCATGACTGAATTTCCAAAATTGAAACAATTCTTTAAGTGGaacatttttggaactttgaaaaaattataaagtgaaaaattttcaactggcATAGGATTTTCctgcacttttttttttgagcaaaaataatttgatttgacaattttttgggtttgaagaacaaaaaaaaaaggagttAATTAggaatcaagaaaaattttcgactcTTACCAGAATTATTCAGATttgcggcaaaaaaaaaaaatatttattaaaattttttgacttttattagaactttttagaaaagtcagtttttttttttttttttttttttttttttttttcactttttgatTCGTGTAAAAATCATCCAAAAAATGAGTCATTTTGAACTCAGACATTTGTCAACTCACActatttttgcttaaaaaatttcaaaaaaagaatCCGCAGGAAAATTTCAcactaatgaaaaatttttcacacttcTAATCATTTTCGTTTCGAAAATGTTCAACTCAAAGTTCAAAATTGTCACAAATTCTAAAGTTCGTCCGAAAATGTTTTGAAACGAATTTCTTTACACGGGTAAGAGcgccaaaaaaattcaaaatatttatttgtcaatttgaattgtaaataaaaagtacagCTATcagcaaaacaaaaaaaaacagcccTTACGACATCTGTAACGTAATTTCTAATCCCACTGAATTtcctaaatattaaaaaatccagatcactaaAAATCATCTCTCCTTACAATcctctaatattttttaaaaagtaaatcagCATAATTTACACCACCTccttataaaactttatttctttttcactctaatttgtattaataaattttccaaccAACATTAAATACAAATTCCACATATTAAAAATGTCTCCTCAACCCCCGGTAAATTGTCATCATCAATCCTCTCCACTACActttacattaataaaaaaaatccacaaaCCACTTGATCGAAAAATCCTAGACCGTTACAAGATATTCCAGCAGAAAAATCAACCTCAAGATTATTCGACTCCATATCCTTTAATTTTGCTAATATTCGACCCAACGAAATCAGCAGTCGGAGTTTTATTAAACAGCGACTTCAAGATTTTCTTGGCCTTCTTAACCTTCGGGCTCTTACCCGAGCCATCAAACTCATCCACTACCTCAACCTCAACTTTATTATCTCCAACTTCTCCATCTATCCCATCAACTTCCTCTACACTATCCTTCTCCCTCTCcctttcctttttatttttcttacttttctTCTTCTTAACTCCCATCATTTCCGAGGACTTgctatcatttaaattttctttattgccACATTCGTCAATATCCATCCTATCCTTATCCTTATCTTTGCCTCCATTTTCACAAAATTCATCTCTCCCTTCTCTATctctatttttacttttactttttttcttcttcttcggaGTTTCAAGACTCATGTCCCCCAAATTATCACTAGTATCCTGGAGCAATTCCTCATCTCTACCATGGACATCAACCTCAACCTCAGTACTATCAACTTTTTCCTCAACCTCCTCAATTGTTTCCAAATTAGATCTCCTCTCCCGTTTTCTCTTACCGCGACTCTTACGCTCGTTAACTTCATTATCGCAAACTTCCTCATTTACTATCTCAACATCTAGCGCCTCGTTAACAAAACTACTGACCTCCCCATTGATCAGAATgctcttaactttttttttcctcttacACTTATCGTcaactatttcaaatttatccaATTTCacgcaactttttttttttttactcttatcAGTATTGTACTCAACTGTGTCGTTAAAAGTCACGCGTTTTTTACCACTGGACTCATCAGTTAAATCTAAAGCATCATTTTCCAGACCTAAAGCTTCTCGCGATACTTCAAAAGCCTCTGAATAATCCCCTGAATCTTTGGCTTCTAAATTCAAAGCATCGTTGACAAATCCTACgatttctttctctttttccTGTTCTctatctttcttttttttctttttctttggtGTCTTTTCCTGTTCCTGTTCCTGTACTTGATTAAGTTCATCATCAAGATCCTGAACCTGAGGAATACATTCGATAGCAACTGGACGGATAACttccattttatttactgGAGCAACAGGATCAGGAGAAATTAAATCCAACCCAGGATTTTCAAACGCAAAATCTTTAACTTTACGTTTTTTAGGAGTATGCTCATCAACTGTCTCAGCAATTGGTGTCTCTGGATTATTTTCAACGTAAAATTGACTCTTACGTTTTCGTGGCGTGTCCGGTATATCAGTTGCCGGAGAATTTGAAGATAAACCAAAACCAAAACCTACGTACCTTTCACTCTCACTCTCAGACTCGTCTTTCAATTCATTTACTGGATTCATCGACTTCTTAGCCAGCATTAGAGGCAATTTGTTTTTGAAGTAATCACTCATTGAACCGCCTTTTATTGTCAAAACACCCGCGGTGGTGTCCGATGCGCCGACGGGTTCTAGTTCAGTGACTTGAGACTCAACTTTTGATGGCAGTTCgttcaaatctttttttccaaatatgtTCGCTAGATCTTTTGAACTGTATCGGTTTACATCTTTACCTCGGGTGAATTTTTTGtaactgtaattaataataatgataataattaatatttaattaggagaattattgataaattaggATCAGTAttaatacattattttaaaataaaaaaaaaaaattaatgaattatatttgGTACTGAagctttataaaatttttaatctcaaattttaaaatttgattttttttttctactggtATGACATcttaagttattaaattattataattttttgagaaaaaatagttattagatttatttaatgaaaattactaaCTGTACTCGAGCGCGACTTTGTTTAGATTTTAATTCCAATGATTTCCCACTGagatttaaatcatttaaattttcagctggAGTTGGAGATTCTCCAGCTCGCAGTTGCTGAAGAAGTTGACTGAAACTTTGCTGTGTTTCCGTCCacaatttttcttgtttgtcttttgaaaaaccaatacctaaaaataaaatgcatcattttgaattaatattttctatctaGGCTACAATCACGCTATTGCTTAACGTCgcctaattattttataaattattcttttacataaatgaataaaaataattaccgccTTGATCATCTTTATATTTAACTCTTATATGTTCAGTGACTCCTTGTTCGTTAGCACCAAGACCTTTTCCATGAGTCCAGCCCATTTTCTCCAACATTCTCTGACCAAATTTCGACGaatctaaacaaaaaaaatacaaattcaaatcaaacagaattagttataaataaataataatactgaagttagtcgatgtctgataatttttgaattttccttctacagataaatttaaaaaaaaaaaaataaaccaaaaatatgcacatgtagaaaattaaaaaaactataagtgcaatttttggaaaaaatttttttttaatttatcattttttaaaaaattttcaaaattattacgtgagtttatttatgatactgaagttagtcgatgtctgataatttttgaattttccttctacagataaatttaaaaaaaaaaaataaaccaaaaatatgcacatgtagaaaatttaaaaaattataagtgcaatttttggaaaaaaaaatttttttaatttatcagtttgtaaaaaattttcaaaattattcgaCGTCAATtcatttatgatactgaagttagtcgacatctaataatttttgaattttttttctacaaataaatttcaaaaaaaaaaaactaaaccaaaaaaatgcacatgtagaaaattaaaaaagctataggtgcaatttttgaatttttttttttgtttgtcatTTTTGTAAAGAATCCAAAACTTATGAGACGccggctaacttcagtgtcattataagttaattaatattctctacagtaattaattaaaaaataattgactctataatttaattcgtaaaaaaaaaaattcgttacttgtattatttgaatttatgcataattttttcaagaaaaaatacaaaataattgtaattgcaaataaatttacttaataaaaaaaagtacgttAAAACAGGTGgttatttaagtataataattataataaatttaaactaaccGTCGCTCCATTGTTTGCCCCGTGGATTCAACGTCCATCTTTGTTTTCTTTTAGGTTCTGCTAGCATTGCCATTTTAAAACactatttatttgtaattactaaatgttttattattaaaacattaactaatattactttttatttaatatacataaCGGTACATTTacaaatgttaattattaatgataaaattgattcaatttaaAACATGTGTGAACATGTGCAACACGTTTTCACCGCGAAAACTTAATGACGACTGAGTGAGACAGTAGGAGACTAAAGAGCGCGCCACCGGCCACTGGTCTAGTGGCGCGCaggaacaatttttaaaatagcgacttttggcgcgaaatttgaaaacacTTTAAACCAAActgataaaaagaataaaacaaaTGGATAATTCTcgacaataaaattaagtaaataaattactagtACTTTGCATTCCTTAAGTAATTGTCTGAGTAATGAGAGTAAAGTTAGTGGGCATGTGAcaattttgaaactttttaaataataaattgaaatgtttataaaataaaaataaaaaaatgcacatttagacaataaaaaatttagtaaatacttttttttattttatttatttaatttttttttatgtaatttaaaaattgtcgtaTGTCTACTACATTTACACTTATGTCCGAGTATTACTGctaagtttatttaatatattttaattatctttggtaatttttttttcattctaaagatttcaaaaacaataaaagatacaagaaaacataaaatttttagggtttgcgaaaaaaatgattaatttatgcaACTGAATTGTCTAATCACATAAATATTCccgcacgaaaaaatatatatgctgGCAAAATAGTACATATTCAGCTTATATCTTTAGTATTGTcgtatatatacttttttgcCGGCATATATTcttgcacggaaaaaaaagtattgcgCTTATCGCTCACCAACGGAGAGCGACGGTTGTATCGTGATTAGAACTAAATTGTTTGTTGATATTCACGATAATAAATACCGATATGCTAGATACGTAAGATCCCTATATCAGCTATTTGAGTTATTGCTACTACCACAATATATATACCGATATGAATGATACACTAGATACTTATCATAATGATCCTATGGATTGTGAATATACTTAATGTATAGTGATCGTCAGTTAACGTATCCATATCGTACCAAAACGGATCGTGATTATCGGGATCTACTCAAGCGCCACCACTCATAATATCGTTAACGGAATGATTCAAAAGAtagttattataacaaaacGGATCGCTACTATACACGGAAAATAATATGTAGTATCATTTACTACAAGGTTGCAGTAAATGTGTTTGTAGTTAATAATACCACATGAATGATAAAAGTTACTAAATATGCGACAAATTTTACTAAGttaataagttgaatttacTCCTATCTTGCGGTTAATTCTACTGCACACTGCAGTAACAAATACTCCAAACGGGAGTTGAGAGTACTACAGAAGGAGCACTTCCTGCTATTTCGCCATTTTGAGGTTAATCTGTTgtgtatattcaattattaaagcgtctcataaataatcatctgacttttttaaaacccaaaaattaacaatttttaattttttttattctgcttGTTCTTACGGcgcatttatgataaaaaatgtcgTGAGAAGAAGAAATAAAGATTTCGATAGCTTTTTTGCCTTTAAAAGTTGGAAAAACAATTGACTTGCATGTTTTtggataaaatttctattttatcttttttgataatattgatgtatttttttttaaagtacataaaacaatgaacaattaaaaaaaaaattgatcaatttgatcaaaaaaaatttaacatgacCCAGCATAGGTGGACcctatttgtaaataattaccatgtttagtatatacaaataactcaataagtaatttttaaaaataatttataaaaattttaggttataTACCGTTTATTTTTACGTAACCGCATATCAAGTAAATTGAACTACAGTTGGAGTTACAAGTACCGCATGCTGTGGCATATCTTACTTTTTTCGATAGTTGACGCTTAACTacaatattgtagtaaatCTAACCACAATTTCGAGTTGTCTCATGTCATACTACAGCCTGTGGTAAATGGAACTCCAGTTGTTGTTGCCAttactacaatttattttccgtgTACCAAAACGATCTTATGATTTCGGAATCCGCCTGGATCGCGATAATCACGATCCGATAGACCAAGACTCCGTATACAATGTATAACCAACCGAGGAGAGTGAATATCACGATACCATTGAGTGGTGaacgcaatatttttttttccgtgtggaTATATCTTTTTCCGTATGGGTTCAAAAATTCTGACATTAGTAATAACGGAATAAGAGTcgcaaaaatgataattacagaagaaatacattaatatttatttttttgatgtataattcaaattattatatggacaaaacagaatattaaaaattcataaataatagtaaaaaatggaatctgttatcaataattagtactattacGTGTTTAAagcaaagtagtttactaatttttatagattcctaaaaactactatcaattattcgaaaaagtaactaaatattattactcttAGGTATAATACTTAACTAATTAGTgacagttaattaatttatggcataatctattaaaaagtaatgattagtcaaattaagaattggtatcttagatactgatttttccggccgaaaattgcaaaaattacaaacttttattttataaattcgatatcactgatcaattatttgcttaaaatatcatttattcatcattataaattaatttacaatatacataaatcgaataagtggtaaataataaaatgaaaaattagtatactagatactgatcttttgcttataaaaacactggaaatttttaactcttattttatcaattctattccattgattaataattaatctaaaatgttatttattcgttattataaattaatttattataaacatatatcgaataagtggtaaataataaaatgaaaaattcgtatactagatctttatatatttatatgtacgtttactaatttttcggttcctctttttgtaaatttttctatgtttatttgaataataataactgtagatagcaatttatcgattctttttcatattaattttaatatacgaaataacaaattttgctcttctatgtttatcaaattttaatataaacaatagccattttgtattatatataatgattcTTATTTGATAGtagtatcgaatatactaattttaagtcgaaaataaactacaaactattaaaattttgagcatcattttttccatgtagaattattatttctaaaaaataatccacaataaaaatttcggattaatttatttattatatttatttacattcccagatgtatatttttttatggaatttttaaaagacattCGTTGCAACCGCAatcaaaatattctttaaaaaaaaaaaaaacaattttttcttgtattcTCTTGCCTGTGGATCATTAAAACCTTTCAGCTTTAATGAATTAGGCCATTTAATACTtgccaataatttaatttaattttaaaattttggttgtaaaaaaaatcacacagTAAAACTTCACTTATCCGAATAGTTTACAgacattgataataaatatctaatattatttgaatcacTTCATTGAACATGACCTATTAGacaataagaaatttattttatttcaatgcttTACTTTCGGATATGCGGTATTCTACTGTACCAgtgatataatttattcataaattattatatatataaattattaattcaaagaaTTGACTGACAGTTTTTAGTCATAGCAATAATATTGAGACACATGACGTCAAATTAAGCTGGCAAAATTGATATGATGGAATGTCTCGATGactcaattattattcatacattatataagtcaaaaataatacatcaaattaattaagataaaatatttttaatattaattgaaatcaatatcataattgaaattaaaataattcatttataatcatttgtaatttcattttttatgcaatattacgcgtattaatttttaacttcccgctaagaaaatcgacgattttcaaaaatttcgggaagttattgttttcaccccgattttcgaaaatcgagttttcatcagatgtcgacgttttgaggtactaggaagctattctgactattttcagaatgatgtccgagtgtatgtgtgtgtgtgtgtgtgtgtgtgtgtgtgtgtgtgtgtgtgtgtgtgtgtgtgtgtgtgcatgtatgtatgtaaactctttgtaacttttgaactaatgaatcgatttggatggttgaggtggcaattgaaagagcttattggccttcaactttcctgaaaatttcagattatttgatcgaatagactcgaaaatatttgcgaattacgaaaaaaaaaaaaaatttttttttagttttttattgatttctcaaaaacgacttatacgatcgacttcaaaatctaatcagctctagtattcaataaaacgcgtcgattcccacctcaaacatcaaaatcagataattcgttcgagagttatcgcgggagaaagaaatggtgaaaaacggttttttctaaatattttcgaaacgactgacgcgatcgatttcaaattttaatcagctctagaattcaataaaacgcgccgattgccacgtcaactatcaaaatcgattgattagttcaaaagataacggcattgaaatgttaaaaaaataacattttatgttattttttccggataaatcagaatataacgtactaaaatgtgcctgatatcataccaactcatcttttttatggtttctttcgatcatataatgtcatcgaacttggtttttagtttaaatcatagtatcaacaaaaaaatcgataaaacgtagtttttaatatttttatcggatatttcatattttattgtttcttacatgagtcaaaatttatttaaatcttgattttgatgcccgacattgatttctgcctcaatacacttattttactgaacaaaatcgggaactaaattttaaaaaccgctttattgatgattttcgattcttaaattttcaaacttcagcataacaggtaacttgttagagcttgaaaggatcataaaaaaacaattgcatgtgatagcattttcgagctcgaaaatatatctacactaatgttttcgagctctttgaggtcgaaaacagcgggaagttttggggctggcccgcagggtcaaccgacagaccgatttttttttcttggtacCACTAGCCTATGATTCACGTTTTCTTCGGCTGGTATCACTTACCTATGGCTTACGTGGCTGCTTAATATCAAAAGTTcccgattaaaaatataacgcattttttttactgcatttgaatttatttttttcttttattgaattaaatgaaaaattatgaagcTTTCTAATGTTTGAACAAAAGTATTGAACA
This genomic interval carries:
- the LOC103575951 gene encoding myb-like protein X; this translates as MAMLAEPKRKQRWTLNPRGKQWSDDSSKFGQRMLEKMGWTHGKGLGANEQGVTEHIRVKYKDDQGGIGFSKDKQEKLWTETQQSFSQLLQQLRAGESPTPAENLNDLNLSGKSLELKSKQSRARVHYKKFTRGKDVNRYSSKDLANIFGKKDLNELPSKVESQVTELEPVGASDTTAGVLTIKGGSMSDYFKNKLPLMLAKKSMNPVNELKDESESESERYVGFGFGLSSNSPATDIPDTPRKRKSQFYVENNPETPIAETVDEHTPKKRKVKDFAFENPGLDLISPDPVAPVNKMEVIRPVAIECIPQVQDLDDELNQVQEQEQEKTPKKKKKKKDREQEKEKEIVGFVNDALNLEAKDSGDYSEAFEVSREALGLENDALDLTDESSGKKRVTFNDTVEYNTDKSKKKKSCVKLDKFEIVDDKCKRKKKVKSILINGEVSSFVNEALDVEIVNEEVCDNEVNERKSRGKRKRERRSNLETIEEVEEKVDSTEVEVDVHGRDEELLQDTSDNLGDMSLETPKKKKKSKSKNRDREGRDEFCENGGKDKDKDRMDIDECGNKENLNDSKSSEMMGVKKKKSKKNKKEREREKDSVEEVDGIDGEVGDNKVEVEVVDEFDGSGKSPKVKKAKKILKSLFNKTPTADFVGSNISKIKGYGVE
- the LOC103572697 gene encoding translational activator of cytochrome c oxidase 1, with the protein product MYNFTRACVQRTFREFIRQDKRLKGHSKWANIQHTKAEKDAEKSALSSAFSRRIKVVVAENNNITKPSDNPKLASIIDEARKKNIPQATINGILEKLEKSKVKSQTELLDFRGPGGTTFIVRLLSSNLIGTKQSLNTVLKKHKCTLLEGKSKGSLFDHFGCIITEHKNNLDAATEDAIAVGAEDVEEIEDDGKFYRFTCDPLRLPRVKNQLESLNYTVLTADEEFIPRATVQLSDDDLKRVDTLFVKLKVFEEVVSINHNIDLPDDDGEKEEVKKKNTR